Proteins encoded in a region of the Paenibacillus pedocola genome:
- a CDS encoding iron chaperone: MENKITYESIDDYIAKAAPEVQDLLERVRQVIHEAAPEAKEKISYQMPTFELHGNLVHFAAFKKHIGFYPAPQGIEAFHDELSIYKGAKGSVQFPLDQPLPYDLISRIVKFRAAENIKKAADKRKS; encoded by the coding sequence ATGGAAAACAAAATCACGTACGAATCCATTGACGATTATATTGCCAAAGCAGCACCTGAGGTACAAGACCTGCTTGAGAGGGTAAGACAAGTGATTCATGAGGCGGCGCCTGAAGCGAAAGAGAAGATCAGCTATCAGATGCCCACTTTTGAGCTGCATGGCAATCTGGTGCACTTTGCGGCATTTAAAAAGCACATCGGATTCTATCCGGCCCCGCAGGGGATTGAAGCTTTTCATGATGAGCTGTCCATATATAAAGGAGCGAAGGGCTCTGTCCAATTCCCCCTGGATCAGCCGCTGCCTTATGATTTGATCAGCCGGATCGTTAAATTCAGAGCTGCAGAAAATATTAAAAAAGCCGCCGACAAACGGAAGTCTTAA
- a CDS encoding YdeI/OmpD-associated family protein, translating to MELENLITVTSRADLRSWLQENCKTEKSCYVAVCMTPALGTLLYLDAVEEALCFGWIDGVKKKSSETELVQRLSPRSKRSSWTELNKERVRRLEKLGLMTEEGRKVLPAMDHGSFKIDSIIEQRLQEDRQVYENFLAFPDLYSRIRIDTIQSYKHQSELFNSRLDKFITNTKDNKMYGQWHDNGRLLNY from the coding sequence ATGGAGTTGGAAAATCTAATTACTGTAACATCGAGAGCAGATCTAAGAAGCTGGCTGCAGGAAAATTGTAAGACAGAGAAATCCTGCTATGTAGCAGTCTGTATGACACCGGCCCTGGGTACGCTGCTGTATCTGGACGCGGTCGAAGAAGCTTTGTGCTTCGGCTGGATCGATGGTGTCAAAAAGAAAAGTTCAGAAACCGAGCTGGTGCAGAGATTGTCTCCCAGAAGCAAAAGAAGCTCTTGGACGGAATTAAACAAGGAACGTGTCCGTCGGCTCGAAAAGCTGGGCTTAATGACCGAGGAAGGAAGAAAGGTACTTCCTGCTATGGATCACGGGTCTTTCAAAATAGATTCTATCATCGAACAAAGGCTACAGGAGGACAGGCAGGTATATGAGAACTTTCTGGCGTTTCCTGATCTGTATTCAAGAATTCGGATCGACACCATACAGAGCTATAAACATCAGTCGGAGCTATTCAACAGCCGATTAGACAAATTCATTACTAACACTAAAGACAACAAAATGTATGGCCAATGGCATGACAACGGACGCCTGCTGAATTATTAA
- a CDS encoding DUF1801 domain-containing protein: MEYTANSPEDYISQLPEERKAAIEKLRLTVKQNLPSGFEETMAYGMIAYVVPHHLYPPGYHVKPEEPLPFISIASQKNYIALYHMGIYMNPELLAWFQEEYPKAVPTKLDMGKSCIRFKKVSNIPYELIAELSGKVTVEEYIGRYEREIALIKKK; this comes from the coding sequence ATGGAATACACCGCAAACAGTCCCGAGGATTATATCAGTCAGCTGCCGGAAGAACGTAAGGCTGCCATTGAGAAGCTTAGGCTAACGGTTAAGCAGAATCTGCCAAGCGGGTTTGAGGAGACGATGGCCTATGGAATGATCGCCTATGTTGTCCCGCATCATCTCTATCCGCCGGGTTATCATGTGAAGCCGGAAGAACCGCTGCCCTTCATAAGCATTGCTTCCCAGAAAAATTATATTGCGCTGTACCATATGGGCATTTATATGAATCCGGAGCTGCTGGCCTGGTTCCAGGAAGAGTATCCGAAGGCTGTTCCCACTAAGCTCGATATGGGCAAATCCTGTATCCGCTTCAAAAAGGTCAGCAACATCCCTTACGAGCTTATTGCCGAGTTAAGCGGTAAGGTCACAGTTGAGGAATATATCGGGCGCTATGAGCGGGAGATAGCTTTGATTAAGAAGAAGTAA
- a CDS encoding DinB family protein translates to MNYPEQMFDYHTWANQTILGRIKELPSAVLSQEVGSSFPSVAHALSHIYAVDKMWYLVLTGTGMPEALQATFALNGTILNSVDEYADIFAELTEQYREWFSRHADLEQTIQLNNPYIGARQTSLAEIVLQVVNHGTYHRGNITTMLRQLGHASTMNDLILYLYQGPVQAV, encoded by the coding sequence ATGAATTATCCGGAGCAAATGTTTGATTACCATACCTGGGCCAACCAGACGATCCTGGGTAGAATCAAGGAACTCCCGTCCGCTGTGCTGAGTCAAGAAGTAGGAAGTTCTTTTCCCTCTGTTGCCCATGCTCTGAGTCATATTTATGCGGTGGATAAAATGTGGTATCTGGTGCTGACCGGCACGGGTATGCCGGAGGCGCTGCAGGCAACTTTTGCGCTGAATGGGACTATCCTGAATTCTGTGGACGAATACGCCGATATTTTTGCCGAGTTAACAGAGCAGTACAGAGAGTGGTTCAGCAGGCACGCCGATTTGGAGCAGACCATCCAGCTAAATAATCCTTACATCGGCGCCCGTCAGACGAGCTTAGCGGAAATTGTGCTGCAGGTGGTCAATCACGGGACCTACCATAGGGGCAATATTACTACCATGCTGCGCCAGCTGGGCCATGCATCCACGATGAACGACCTTATCCTTTATCTGTATCAGGGGCCTGTGCAGGCAGTTTAA
- a CDS encoding metallophosphoesterase family protein has protein sequence MIHFDLISDIHLDFWLKRKGPTLEDNLREIDSFVESLLPQEMSHVLVIAGDLGHFNKQNDEMLRSLKRFYAHILVVAGNHDYYLVNSKVRYKLQTSMNRWSEMKSLASGIEGVHYLEGDIFEWDGVRYGGVGMWYDFSYGTNVLGRSLNYMLDIWANQMNDRNYTIGSPRRPIEFFLEQKEKLDRIIHDSDVIITHVSPDWSQISAEHAGDPISGCYYFNGSGYFSQIDGKVWCSGHVHLNHSYKSNGCWFVNNALGYPNENNRPKGRIINVIIDSNRK, from the coding sequence ATGATTCATTTTGATCTTATCTCTGATATTCACCTGGATTTCTGGCTTAAGCGTAAGGGGCCGACACTAGAAGATAATTTGCGGGAAATTGATAGTTTTGTGGAGAGCCTGCTCCCTCAGGAAATGTCGCATGTCCTTGTAATTGCCGGGGATCTGGGACACTTTAACAAGCAAAATGATGAGATGCTGCGCTCACTCAAACGTTTCTACGCGCACATACTGGTCGTTGCAGGAAATCATGATTACTATCTGGTGAACAGCAAAGTTCGTTATAAGCTGCAGACTTCAATGAACCGCTGGTCAGAAATGAAGTCGTTAGCTTCCGGTATAGAGGGTGTTCATTACCTGGAAGGGGACATCTTTGAGTGGGATGGCGTTCGATATGGGGGAGTCGGAATGTGGTACGATTTCTCTTATGGAACGAATGTATTGGGGAGAAGCCTTAACTATATGCTGGATATTTGGGCGAATCAAATGAATGACCGCAATTATACGATTGGTTCGCCGCGGCGCCCGATAGAGTTTTTTTTGGAGCAGAAAGAGAAGCTGGACAGGATTATCCATGACAGTGACGTTATTATCACGCATGTGAGCCCGGATTGGTCGCAGATTTCGGCGGAGCATGCTGGTGATCCAATAAGCGGATGTTATTATTTTAACGGTTCCGGATATTTCAGCCAAATAGATGGCAAGGTATGGTGTTCCGGTCATGTCCACCTTAATCATTCGTATAAGAGCAACGGCTGTTGGTTCGTTAATAATGCCTTAGGGTACCCGAACGAGAATAACCGGCCAAAAGGCAGAATCATAAATGTTATTATAGACTCAAACCGCAAATAA
- a CDS encoding phosphotransferase family protein produces MEPVNYILDFPQLCMKYGLGQLTEAPEPVSGGFLHKMYRIVTGQAEYAVKALNPQIMLRPAAMGNIIFAEKVANLARSQGINALPAIQSQGSCMHEVQGQYYLLFPWIVGKALPAGAVDMDCCTQIGRVLADIHNIDFSSLLAGQQQEEFIPSAVPWRDYSHSAEQQQLSHSDLLNNSLAKLQVYEKLANGAAELLQDNRVISHRDLDPKNVLWDRSGIPLIIDWEAAGTVHPMQELLEVALYWSGFEAGEASEEAFQTVIRAYTSQGGKVTGNWTDVLNLGYQGKLDWLDYSLRRSLGLEVTDEAERQLGISEVIRTIRALDDYADFIPLCLKWLEY; encoded by the coding sequence ATGGAACCTGTAAATTACATATTGGATTTCCCGCAGCTGTGCATGAAATACGGTCTTGGACAGTTAACGGAAGCACCCGAACCGGTGTCCGGCGGATTCCTGCACAAGATGTACCGGATAGTGACCGGTCAAGCCGAATATGCCGTAAAAGCACTTAATCCGCAGATTATGCTGCGCCCTGCAGCGATGGGCAACATTATTTTTGCCGAAAAGGTGGCAAACCTGGCAAGATCTCAGGGCATAAACGCACTTCCGGCCATCCAGTCTCAAGGCAGCTGCATGCATGAGGTCCAAGGCCAGTATTATTTGCTGTTTCCGTGGATTGTGGGCAAAGCGTTACCTGCCGGAGCAGTGGATATGGACTGCTGTACACAGATAGGCCGGGTACTGGCGGATATTCATAACATTGATTTCTCTTCACTTCTTGCCGGTCAGCAGCAGGAAGAGTTTATTCCCTCGGCAGTGCCTTGGCGAGATTATTCGCACAGTGCGGAGCAGCAGCAGCTGTCACATTCGGACTTGCTGAACAATAGCTTGGCGAAGCTGCAAGTCTACGAGAAACTGGCCAATGGCGCAGCTGAGCTTTTACAGGACAACCGGGTAATCAGCCACAGGGATCTGGATCCCAAAAATGTATTATGGGACAGAAGCGGGATTCCGCTCATCATTGACTGGGAAGCCGCCGGGACGGTTCATCCGATGCAGGAGCTGCTCGAGGTGGCATTGTACTGGAGTGGTTTTGAAGCCGGAGAGGCAAGCGAGGAGGCTTTCCAGACCGTGATTCGTGCTTACACGAGTCAGGGAGGAAAGGTCACCGGGAACTGGACAGATGTGCTGAACCTCGGCTATCAGGGGAAGCTGGATTGGCTGGACTATAGCCTGAGGCGTTCTCTTGGTCTGGAAGTCACGGATGAGGCGGAGCGGCAGCTGGGGATAAGCGAGGTTATCCGTACGATCCGTGCCCTTGATGACTATGCTGACTTTATACCGCTTTGTCTCAAATGGCTGGAATACTAA
- a CDS encoding helix-turn-helix transcriptional regulator, whose product MKLERLISIIYKLLNHEVLSASRLAEEYQVSPRTIYRDIDVICAAGFPVVSYQGMKGGYGMMDGYKMDKSLLSAYDVNSLITVLSSLSTVFDDERAQGTIERLQTIGEEHQTASLTVDFDTRRTEQDALRYLRTAITGRNIVRFDYINAQNERSTREMEPLRLHFKYRNWYIYGYCRTRRDYREFRLSRLLDLQLTGATFEPHTDLPDESESVDRGGQDQLEEVVVRVGPEAIAEALDQFHQMDRQFHPDGSMTLRIPVCRPLQARWLWSILMGFGSGAEVLEPPALRGILKEQLMKTLKHYEEV is encoded by the coding sequence ATGAAATTAGAGCGATTAATCTCTATCATCTACAAGTTGCTGAATCACGAAGTATTATCGGCTTCCAGGCTGGCAGAGGAGTACCAGGTTTCCCCGAGAACCATCTACCGGGATATCGATGTAATCTGTGCAGCGGGCTTCCCGGTCGTATCGTATCAGGGAATGAAGGGCGGATACGGTATGATGGACGGCTACAAAATGGATAAAAGCCTGCTGAGTGCGTACGATGTCAATTCCCTGATTACCGTGCTCAGCAGCCTATCGACCGTGTTTGATGACGAACGTGCCCAGGGGACCATCGAACGGCTGCAGACAATCGGGGAGGAGCATCAGACTGCGAGTCTGACCGTAGACTTTGATACCCGCCGGACGGAGCAGGACGCGCTCCGGTATTTACGCACGGCCATTACCGGGCGGAATATCGTCCGCTTTGATTATATCAATGCCCAGAATGAACGCTCGACCCGTGAAATGGAGCCGTTGCGGCTTCATTTCAAGTATCGCAACTGGTATATCTACGGGTACTGCCGGACCCGGCGGGATTACCGGGAGTTCCGGCTGTCACGGTTGCTGGATTTACAGCTGACCGGCGCAACCTTCGAGCCGCATACGGATCTTCCGGACGAATCTGAATCTGTAGACAGAGGCGGACAGGACCAATTGGAGGAGGTAGTGGTCCGGGTGGGGCCGGAGGCGATCGCGGAGGCGCTGGACCAGTTTCACCAGATGGATAGGCAGTTTCATCCCGATGGAAGCATGACGCTGCGGATTCCTGTCTGCCGGCCGCTGCAGGCACGATGGCTTTGGAGTATTCTGATGGGTTTTGGCAGCGGCGCCGAAGTGCTCGAACCGCCTGCACTGCGGGGGATCCTAAAAGAGCAGCTAATGAAAACACTCAAACATTATGAAGAAGTATGA